The Vicia villosa cultivar HV-30 ecotype Madison, WI unplaced genomic scaffold, Vvil1.0 ctg.000286F_1_1, whole genome shotgun sequence genome includes a region encoding these proteins:
- the LOC131626410 gene encoding uncharacterized protein LOC131626410 has translation MGTRKCECPFKIRCYMLASTKWRCSVVCGLHNHDLCAELQGHPVACQLNPVEKASIKDMFLNFVQPKNVFATLKRTESDNISNIRKMYNQRYHNKKESRGDRSEMQHLLKMLDDNKYVVRYKYCDDEKICEKYPDLLKYVESTILDKVKEKFVCAWTDKVRYLGNTTTNRVESAHATLKNWSCDRKGDLCKAWDTINHMILNQHNEIQTLFGRSIMVLEHRFKNNILYSKLIGNVSRAGLNYIFHEANRGEIIGGDTAKCGCTITITYGLPCACAIAKKVRLGEPITMNKITPHWKRLSFDDNGCVEEDSNISIISELEVIQERFSKVDDYTKLYIKEQLRRIGFSETTDMKPSSQPVKTKGAPKKVRSTPNDNSTTRSPSYCEHVDKLFPDSLTPKSQKS, from the exons ATGGGCACTAGAAAATgtgagtgtccatttaaaatccGTTGTTACATGTTGGCTAGCACGAAGTGGAGATGCTCCGTTGTTTGTGGTTTGCACAACCATGATTTGTGCGCAGAATTACAAGGTCATCCGGTGGCATGTCAGCTTAATCCGGTTGAGAAGGCATCTATTAAAGACATGTTCTTGAATTTTGTTCAACCGAAAAATGTATTTGCCACATTGAAAAGGACGGAATCCGACAACATTTCAAATATAAGGAAAATGTATAATCAACGGTACCACAATAAAAAGGAGAGTAGGGGAGATAGGAGCGAGATGCAACATTTGTTGAAAatgttggatgataacaaatatGTGGTGCGGTACAAATATTGTGATGACGAG aaaatatgtgaaaaatatcCCGATTTATTGAAATACgttgaaagcaccattcttgacaaGGTGAAAGAGAAGTTTGTTTGTGCATGGACTGATAAGGTCAGATACCttgggaatacaaccaccaaTAGAGTTGAGTCGGCACATGCTACTTTGAAAAATTGGTCGTGTGATAGAAAGGGTGATTTGTGTAAAGCATGGGACACCATAAATCACATGATTTTGAACCAACACAATGAAATACAAACGTTATTTGGTCGGAGCATTATGGTTTTGGAGCATCGATTTAAGAACAACATCCTTTACTCTAAATTGATCGGCAATGTGTCTCGGGCCGGATTGAATTATATCTTTCATGAGGCGAATCGAGGTGAAATAATTGGTGGCGATACTGCAAAGTGTGGTTGCACTATTACTATCACGTATGGTCTCCCGTGTGCTTGTGCTATTGCTAAAAAAGTGAGATTAGGTGAGCCAATAACAATGAATAAAATCACTCCTCATTGGAagagacttagttttgatgataatggTTGTGTCGAAGAAGATTCGAATATCTCTATTATTTCCGAATTGGAAGTGATACAAGAGAGGTTTTCGAAGGTCGATGACTACACGAAATTATACATCAAAGAACAATTGAGGAGGATTGGATTTTCCGAAACAACCGACATGAAACCGTCGTCTCAACCCGTTAAGACAAAAGGTGCTCCAAAGAAAGTGAGGTCTACGCCAAATGACAACTCGACAACACGGTCTCCTTCATATTGTGAGCACGTCGACAAACTCTTTCCTGACTCACTTACTCCAAAATCGCAAAAATCCTAA